One window from the genome of Chaetodon trifascialis isolate fChaTrf1 chromosome 20, fChaTrf1.hap1, whole genome shotgun sequence encodes:
- the phpt1 gene encoding 14 kDa phosphohistidine phosphatase, with protein MSERAQRWRKRSSASIYIKIAAVYGVVKFSVKTDTESVKKIQALCLFVCSTCVLVWSLSSAEMCTQTKAAALMANIPQADIDSSGVFKYVLIRVHSKETDDDSEIDIVRGYGWAEYHADIYDKVSEELEKSGHLDCECIGGGRIKHDSQAKKIHVYGYSMGFGRANHAVTTEKLKARYPDYEVTWNNEGY; from the exons ATGTCGGAACGGGCTCAACGGTGGAGGAAACGCAGCTCTGCTTCCATTTACATCAAAATAGCTGCAGTTTACGGAGTTGTAAagttttctgtgaaaacagaCACGGAGTCTGTAAAGAAAATTCAAGcactttgtctgtttgtctgtagtACTTGTGTGCTGGTGTGGTCGCTGAGCAGTGCGGAGATGTGCACACAGACGAAGGCTGCGGCTCTGATGGCCAACATCCCGCAGGCAGACATCGACTCGTCCGGCGTGTTTAAGTACGTCCTCATCAGAGTTCACAGCAAAGAGACGGACGACGACTCAGAGATAGATATAGTCCGAGGATACGGCTGGGCTGAGTACCATG CTGATATCTATGACAAGGTTTCTGAGGAGCTGGAAAAGAGCGGCCACCTGGACTGTGAGTGTATCGGAGGAGGGAGGATCAAACATGATTCCCAAGCCAAGAAGATCCACGTCTATGGATACTCCATG GGATTTGGAAGAGCAAACCATGCAGTCACGACTGAGAAACTGAAGGCTCGATATCCAGACTATGAGGTGACGTGGAACAACGAAGGCTACTGA
- the LOC139348616 gene encoding glutamine synthetase-like, giving the protein MASASPSACLNKAVRQHYMNLPQGGKCQVTYIWIDGTGEGLRNKTRTLDSEPTSIKDIPEWNFDGSSTYQAEGSNSDMYLIPVCMFRDPFTFDPNKLVLCEVLKYNRLPAETNHRVSCNEVMEKIKEHCIWFGMEQEYTLLGIDGHPFSWPSNGYPAPQGPYYCGVGAQNAYGRDIVECHYKACLYAGVKICGTNAEVMPSQWEFQVGPCEGIEMADHLWVARFLLHRVCEDFGVVATLDPKPMKGNWNGAGCHTNVSTNRMREEDGLKYIEEAIERLSKKHAEHIRVYDPRGGQDNMRRLTGLHETSSITEFSAGVANRGSSIRIPRQVGHDKKGYFEDRRPAANCDPYAVTKAIASTCLLDLEKKEESK; this is encoded by the exons ATGGCATCAGCGTCGCCCAGCGCCTGCCTCAACAAGGCGGTGCGCCAGCACTACATGAACCTGCCTCAGGGAGGGAAGTGCCAGGTTACCTATATCTGGATCGACGGCACCGGAGAGGGTCTCCGCAACAAGACCCGAACCCTGGACAGCGAGCCAACAAGCATAAAAG ATATTCCTGAGTGGAACTTTGATGGCTCGAGCACATATCAGGCAGAAGGCTCCAACAGTGACATGTACCTCATCCCAGTCTGCATGTTCAGGGATCCATTCACCTTCGACCCCAACAAACTGGTCCTCTGTGAGGTCCTCAAATACAACCGCTTACCTGCAG AAACCAACCATCGAGTGAGCTGCAACGAGGTGATGGAGAAGATTAAAGAGCACTGCATTTGGTTTGGCATGGAGCAGGAGTACACGCTCTTAGGAATAGATGGACATCCTTTTAGTTGGCCCTCAAACGGGTACCCAGCACCCCAAG GACCTTACTACTGCGGGGTGGGGGCACAAAATGCTTATGGACGGGACATTGTGGAGTGCCACTACAAAGCCTGCCTCTACGCAGGGGTCAAAATCTGTGGAACCAATGCTGAAGTTATGCCATCTCAG TGGGAGTTCCAGGTGGGTCCCTGTGAGGGCATTGAGATGGCTGACCATCTGTGGGTTGCACGCTTCCTGCTGCATCGTGTGTGTGAAGATTTTGGGGTTGTTGCAACACTGGATCCCAAACCAATGAAGGGCAACTGGAACGGTGCTGGTTGCCACACGAATGTCAGCACCAATCGGATGAGGGAAGAAGATGGACTGAA GTACATCGAGGAGGCCATCGAGAGGCTGAGTAAAAAACATGCCGAGCACATCCGTGTGTATGACCCACGTGGAGGGCAGGACAACATGAGGCGCCTCACAGGTCTCCATGAAACCTCCAGCATCACTGAATTCTCTGCCGGAGTGGCCAACCGAGGCTCCAGCATCCGCATCCCTCGCCAGGTAGGCCACGACAAGAAAGGCTACTTCGAGGACCGCCGCCCTGCAGCAAACTGTGACCCCTATGCTGTGACAAAGGCCATCGCAAGCACCTGCCTGCTTGATttagagaaaaaagaagagagcaAGTAG
- the mamdc4 gene encoding LOW QUALITY PROTEIN: apical endosomal glycoprotein (The sequence of the model RefSeq protein was modified relative to this genomic sequence to represent the inferred CDS: inserted 1 base in 1 codon; deleted 2 bases in 1 codon), whose product MYGCACCHLEEILLWEFVAVACWENLKSRCYRLEMEKRSASASRGSPVCSDLQTEQVEEXKKKMLQLRSSALTLLLILQFVAGSWAYPCFSPELKCDFVCDCSDCSDEDDCGYRGKDFQCDFEEEGMCGWADQSVGTAGYRWEKLQRGDMLPDSGPSSDYTIGTATGSFMAVSAVRAESLSTAVLISPEMRMASPTCRLRLRYFLWDSGHTGLGSTPLWASILHEDSREAIVWRPEATSVRGWREANIFLGQITTGFRIRLHSQRTKGQSGDVALDHLEFLDCAVPLPLPGKECPVDMIECNREGCVEQWQVCDGTDDCGDNTDEENCEGFMRCDFEDGLCGWDLTSLSSLKWVRTNQQDISITDHLKGPGRDHSNNSATGHFLYVTVPDGGLTDDWAAFQSPHLEPTNSSHPCKMVMYTHQFGPRAGGLSVLVAERSIYPVWEKTGALGDLWVKAEVEIVTNSTFQILIVAAIRDFAYGGIAIDSIVLSPECRLSSEKSPSAAFPEPPGEPCTEPDKMCDFHPDCAQAEDEAKCGDFSYTKGSLGWTDRSIGNQNWMRFENVTAEEEYLYVASAPGQQMTEAQTRTPLLGPTGPACTLSFDFALSGNPGHIGELSIRVIDSILGAQPKLWEFSGKTGTGEGAWRHAELNIGVRKQRFQLEFEARRRKICPCTEIKVKNVRFVTCHAEYFPFSPTALSCNFEDGLCGWYQDNSDNFDWAMLDGMDHTIGIGRSLTVDMWSPSLRGPFGRLISFTQSPGSTDYCLSFFYKLYGSNTGALNVKLLDSNGYESLLWTRSGAHGNVWHEVHCPVPHQLTKFQLMFEAVRSGFDGRVAIDDVTFLDRSCTVPRMCSFEGQQCGYSSSGTIQWLHRNKHTTTISGPKTDHTLETELGFYMMANTGADVLPSGGTTVLNSPVRQGTTKTECVSFWYHMGGENPGSLTLYMKPVKGERVKIFSDSQNQGDVWRHGNGNISSALVDWQLEFEVVGAGGKDTHVAVDDIYLSAHPCESQGSKCSLEKGMCGWSNTQNIKADRLDWELTNRETERHYSTPAEDHTLGTEKGYFLFFPSSNRTAVNQNARLLSPHLPPTKGTCLKFWAYKEYSSNCKLEVWRQSEGLRHQLLVVSELGGPWKRFDVDIISTEEYQIVFEGIKGTSGVVALDDIEYTVGVNCDKQVTDVVTTSPQHDNTGGIAASIIVVLLLIGTLTGLLVYYLRTRQGVRDETRPSSSAPSAGFNNDAYEANVQRDRVTVPAVQNHPMAAGFNNVSVSADVREMEVA is encoded by the exons ATGTACGGATGTGCATGCTGCCATTTAGAGGAAATTCTTTTATGGGAGTTTGTTGCagttgcatgctgggagaaCTTAAAGTCCAGGTGTTATCGCTTAGAAATGGAGAAGAGGTCGGCGTCAGCTAGCAGAGGCTCCCCAGTTTGT TCAGACCTTCAgactgagcaggtggagg gaaaaaagaagatgCTACAATTGAGGAGCTCAGCTCTCACTCTGCTGTTGATTCTGCAGTTTG TGGCTGGTTCTTGGGCTTATCCATGCTTTAGTCCTGAgttgaaatgtgattttgtcTGTGACTGTTCTGACTGCAGCGATGAGGACGACTGTG GCTACAGAGGAAAAGACTTTCAGTGTGACTTTGAGGAAGAAGGAATGTGTGGATGGGCTGACCAGTCGGTCGGTACAGCAGGTTACAGATGGGAGAAACTTCAAAGAGGGGACATGCTGCCCGACAGCGGGCCGTCCTCTGACTACACCATCGGGACAGCCACAG GTTCGTTTATGGCAGTGAGTGCAGTGAGGGCAGAGTCTCTCAGTACTGCAGTTTTAATCTCTCCAGAGATGAGAATGGCTTCACCAACCTGCCGCCTTCGTCTCCGATATTTCCTGTGGGACTCAG GTCACACAGGTCTGGGCTCCACGCCTCTGTGGGCGTCCATCCTTCACGAGGACTCTCGAGAGGCCATAGTGTGGCGTCCTGAAGCCACCAGTGTCCGTGGCTGGAGGGAGGCTAACATCTTTCTGGGCCAGATTACCACCGGCTTCCGAATCCGTCTTCACTCGCAACGCACCAAGGGCCAAAGCGGAGATGTGGCGCTTGACCACCTGGAGTTTCTGGACTGTGCTGTGCCCT TGCCACTCCCTGGTAAAGAGTGTCCAGTAGACATGATAGAGTGCAATCGTGAGGGCTGTGTGGAGCAGTGGCAGGTCTGTGACGGCACCGACGACTGCGGCGACAACACTGATGAGGAGAACTGTG AAGGGTTCATGCGCTGTGACTTTGAGGACGGCCTGTGTGGCTGGGACCTGACCTCCCTGTCCAGCCTGAAATGGGTCAGGACCAATCAGCAGGACATCTCTATCACGGATCATCTGAAAGGACCAGGCAGGGATCATTCCAACAACAGCGCGACAG GTCACTTCCTTTATGTCACTGTCCCTGATGGTGGTCTCACAGATGACTGGGCTGCTTTCCAAAGTCCCCACCTTGAACCCACCAATAGTTCACATCCTTgcaag ATGGTGATGTACACTCACCAGTTTGGGCCGAGGGCTGGTGGTCTGTCGGTGCTGGTGGCAGAACGTAGCATCTATCCGGTGTGGGAGAAGACCGGAGCTCTCGGTGACCTTTGGGTGAAAGCAGAGGTGGAGATTGTCACCAACTCCACTTTCCAA ATCTTGATAGTAGCAGCAATCAGGGACTTTGCATATGGAGGTATCGCCATCGACAGCATTGTGTTGTCTCCTGAGTGCCGCTTATCATCCG AGAAAAGTCCCAGTGCCGCTTTCCCTGAGCCTCCTGGAGAGCCGTGCACTGAACCGGACAAGATGTGTGATTTCCATCCAGACTGTGCACAAGCAGAGGATGAAGCCAAATGTG GAGACTTCTCTTACACAAAGGGCAGCTTAGGCTGGACTGACCGCAGCATTGGGAATCAAAACTGGATGCgctttgaaaatgtcacagctgaag AGGAGTATCTGTATGTAGCCAGCGCCCCAGGCCAGCAGATGACCGAGGCCCAGACACGGACCCCCCTCCTGGGCCCCACTGGCCCAGCCTGCACCCTGAGCTTTGATTTTGCATTAAGTGGAAATCCAGGTCACATTG gtgagctgtcCATCAGAGTGATTGACAGCATCCTGGGCGCGCAGCCTAAACTGTGGGAGTTCAGTGGGAAGACGGGGACAGGGGAGGGGGCGTGGCGGCACGCTGAATTGAATATTGGAGTCAGAAAACAACGCTTCCAG CTGGAGTTTGAAGCTCGTCGGAGAAAAATCTGTCCATGCACCGAAATCAAGGTGAAAAACGTTCGCTTTGTCACCTGTCATGctgaatattttccattttccccAACAG CACTCTCATGTAACTTTGAAGATGGTCTGTGTGGGTGGTATCAGGACAACAGTGACAACTTTGACTGGGCAATGCTGGACGGGATGGACCACACCATTGGGATCG GCAGGAGTCTCACTGTGGACATGTGGAGTCCTTCTCTGCGCGGTCCGTTCGGGCGCTTAATTTCATTCACACAGTCACCAGGTTCCACAGATTACTGCCTGTCCTTCTTTTACAAACTCTACGGGTCGAACACAG GTGCTCTGAATGTGAAGCTATTGGATAGCAACGGTTATGAGAGCCTCCTCTGGACCCGCAGTGGAGCTCATGGCAACGTGTGGCACGAAGTGCACTGCCCGGTACCACACCAGCTCACAAAGTTTCAG CTGATGTTTGAGGCGGTCCGGTCTGGTTTTGACGGACGCGTGGCCATTGACGATGTGACGTTCTTGGACCGTTCGTGCACCGTGCCCAGAATGTGTTCCTTTGAAGGCCAGCAGTGTGGGTACAGCAGCTCCGGGACAATTCAGTGGCTCCACCGCAACAAACACACCACCACAATAAGTGGGCCCAAAACCGACCACACCCTAGAGACTGAACTGG GCTTCTACATGATGGCAAACACCGGAGCGGACGTCCTGCCTTCTGGTGGAACGACAGTCCTCAACTCACCTGTTCGCCAAGGAACCACCAAGACCGAGTGCGTCAGTTTCTGGTATCACATGGGAGGAGAGAATCCTG GTTCTCTGACATTGTATATGAAGCCAGTGAAGGGAGAAAGGGTGAAGATCTTCTCTGACAGTCAGAACCAGGGAGATGTCTGGCGCCATGGCAACGGCAACATCTCTAGTGCCCTTGTGGACTGGCAG TTGGAGTTTGAGGTGGTCGGAGCCGGAGGCAAAGATACTCACGTTGCAGTTGATGACATCTACCTCTCAGCTCACCCGTGTGAAAGTCAAG GTTCTAAGTGCAGTCTGGAGAAAGGGATGTGTGGCTGGAGCAACACTCAAAACATCAAAGCGGACAGACTGGACTGGGAGCTGACAAATcgggagacagagaggcactACTCCACCCCAGCCGAAGACCACACGCTGGGCACAGAGAAAG GTTACTTCCTGTTCTTCCCAAGTAGCAACCGGACAGCAGTCAATCAGAACGCTCGGCTGCTGAGCCCCCACCTGCCCCCGACCAAAGGCACCTGCCTGAAATTCTGGGCCTACAAGGAATACTCAT CGAACTGCAAGCTGGAGGTGTGGAGGCAGTCTGAAGGTTTGCGCCatcagctgctggtggtgagCGAACTGGGAGGACCGTGGAAACGCTTTGACGTCGACATCATATCCACTGAGGAATACCAG ATTGTGTTTGAAGGAATCAAAGGCACGTCAGGCGTCGTCGCTCTGGATGACATCGAGTACACCGTCGGAGTCAACTGTGATAAACAAGTCACAGATGTAGTGACAA CCTCACCACAGCATGACAACACAGGAGGGATTGCAGCGTCGATCATCGTGGTCCTGCTGTTGATCGGCACATTGACCGGGTTGCTGGTTTACTACCTGCGAACCCGACAGGGAGTCAGGGACGAGACCCGTCCGTCATCATCAGCTCCCTCAGCTGGTTTCAATAATGACGCATATGAAGCAAATGTTCAA cgGGACCGTGTGACAGTTCCAGCAGTGCAAAACCATCCAATGGCAGCTGGCTTCAATAATGTCTCT gtctctgctgatgtcagagagatggaggtggCGTGA